In Labilithrix sp., a single genomic region encodes these proteins:
- a CDS encoding alpha/beta hydrolase, translating into MTDESNDILPTWIEVSYPANRGVIGLRGSHAPLSWEHTTAPTRRIGDHHLFSVPMREGELVELKVVRDDHWAQGRNYVVHAGEHLRIEPYFDSPEPKFVRDVIVEHKGKSQRLDVLLPPSYDEQPKKRYPVLYVLDGQALWQHSTDPFGTWGMDGTLWFLYELGAIAELIVVGVHTSEYRLQNLTPVPDPHYGGGNAKEFLELMVDGVVEHVNRTFRTEADREDTGILGSSLGALFALYAAWTRPDVFGKAACLSSSFWWADRWAVRHVQSSPPPEPRPVFYLDSGAAPQPMEEDVRLVDGFHHTRSMLRALTQAGFDVGFDLHRLVFPGQAHHTASWAGRVALPLQLQFPVTLQPLDSVRWGTSHEENDLETVSSAKPESAHFKTGSYRTLAR; encoded by the coding sequence GTGACCGACGAATCGAACGACATCCTGCCGACCTGGATCGAGGTCAGCTATCCCGCAAACCGTGGCGTGATTGGTCTCCGTGGCAGTCACGCGCCCCTCTCCTGGGAGCACACGACCGCGCCGACCCGGCGCATCGGAGACCACCACCTCTTCTCGGTGCCGATGAGAGAGGGCGAGCTCGTCGAGCTCAAGGTCGTGCGCGACGACCACTGGGCGCAGGGCCGCAACTACGTCGTGCACGCGGGCGAGCACCTGCGCATCGAGCCGTACTTCGACAGCCCGGAGCCGAAGTTCGTGCGCGACGTCATCGTCGAGCACAAGGGAAAGTCCCAGCGCCTCGACGTGCTCCTCCCGCCGAGCTACGACGAGCAGCCGAAGAAGCGCTACCCGGTCCTCTACGTCCTCGACGGGCAGGCGCTCTGGCAGCACTCGACCGATCCCTTCGGCACGTGGGGCATGGACGGGACCTTGTGGTTCCTCTACGAGCTCGGCGCGATCGCGGAGCTCATCGTCGTCGGCGTCCATACGTCCGAGTACCGCCTCCAGAACCTCACCCCGGTGCCGGATCCGCACTACGGCGGCGGCAACGCGAAGGAGTTCCTCGAGCTCATGGTCGACGGCGTCGTCGAGCACGTGAACCGCACCTTCCGCACAGAGGCCGATCGCGAGGACACCGGCATCCTCGGGAGCTCGCTCGGCGCCCTCTTCGCGCTCTACGCGGCGTGGACGCGGCCCGACGTCTTCGGCAAGGCGGCCTGCCTCTCGAGCTCGTTCTGGTGGGCGGACCGCTGGGCGGTGCGCCACGTCCAGTCGTCGCCGCCGCCGGAGCCGCGCCCCGTCTTCTACCTCGACTCCGGCGCCGCTCCGCAGCCGATGGAAGAGGACGTCCGCCTCGTCGACGGCTTCCATCACACGCGCTCGATGCTGCGCGCGCTCACGCAGGCGGGCTTCGACGTCGGCTTCGATCTGCATCGCCTCGTGTTCCCGGGGCAGGCGCACCACACCGCGTCGTGGGCGGGCCGCGTCGCGCTCCCGCTCCAGCTCCAGTTCCCGGTCACGCTCCAGCCGCTCGACAGCGTGCGCTGGGGGACCTCGCACGAGGAGAACGACCTCGAGACGGTCTCCTCCGCGAAGCCGGAGTCGGCCCACTTCAAGACCGGCTCTTATCGTACGCTCGCGCGGTGA
- a CDS encoding alpha/beta fold hydrolase, whose product MTIAWEAAGGGAEKVLFIQGAGVPGAGWKPQLAGLSDRFHCASFDNRGTGKSRRADGAFTIDDWRADALEVLDALGWERAHVVGHSLGGLVAQSLALEARARVASLTLMCTFHRGAEASRLSPWIVWTGLRTYVGTRSMRRRAFLEILLSPAERAARASALDDYAAELAPLFGRDLGDPAAIAMKQLGAAAKHDVRARLAELADVPTLVVSGAHDRLALPAFGRALAAAIPGARFVECDAAHGLPITRADETNRLVAEHVQSARG is encoded by the coding sequence GTGACGATCGCGTGGGAGGCGGCCGGCGGCGGCGCGGAGAAGGTCCTCTTCATCCAGGGCGCCGGCGTCCCCGGCGCGGGGTGGAAGCCGCAGCTCGCCGGCCTCTCCGATCGTTTCCACTGCGCGTCGTTCGACAACCGCGGCACCGGCAAGAGCCGCCGCGCGGACGGCGCGTTCACGATCGACGACTGGCGCGCCGACGCGCTCGAGGTGCTCGACGCGCTCGGCTGGGAGCGCGCCCACGTCGTCGGGCACAGCCTCGGCGGCCTCGTCGCGCAGTCGCTCGCGCTCGAGGCGCGCGCCCGCGTCGCGAGCCTCACGTTGATGTGCACGTTCCATCGCGGCGCGGAGGCGAGCCGCCTCTCGCCGTGGATAGTGTGGACCGGGCTCCGCACGTACGTCGGCACGCGCTCGATGCGGCGGCGGGCCTTCCTCGAGATCCTCCTCTCGCCCGCGGAGCGCGCCGCGCGGGCCTCCGCGCTGGACGACTACGCGGCGGAGCTCGCGCCGCTCTTCGGCCGCGACCTCGGCGATCCCGCCGCGATCGCGATGAAGCAGCTCGGCGCGGCGGCGAAGCACGACGTCCGCGCGCGGCTCGCGGAGCTCGCGGACGTCCCGACCCTCGTCGTGAGCGGCGCGCACGATCGCCTCGCGCTCCCCGCGTTCGGCCGCGCGCTCGCGGCGGCGATCCCGGGCGCGCGCTTCGTCGAGTGCGACGCCGCGCACGGTCTCCCGATCACGCGCGCGGACGAGACGAACCGCCTCGTCGCCGAGCACGTGCAGAGCGCACGCGGCTAG